The following are encoded in a window of Rhizobium sp. 11515TR genomic DNA:
- a CDS encoding 2'-5' RNA ligase family protein, whose translation MPHAIVLKCTDNSAAPVLDLWREASRFETAPSMQALNYPPHLTFVVYEDIPVSSLVAAAQKAFAKVPPLSVEFSEIGHFPNEMLVLWARPVDDHVLRRIHRAIHNEINPALCHEHSRPDRWQPHCTIAMKIPANAAAEALRWAAATPAQFTLTFDVVDCIRFPPIEIIREVKLLL comes from the coding sequence ATGCCACACGCAATCGTTTTGAAATGCACGGATAATAGCGCCGCTCCGGTTCTCGATCTCTGGCGGGAGGCGAGCCGGTTCGAAACCGCGCCATCGATGCAGGCGCTAAACTACCCGCCGCATCTGACGTTTGTGGTCTATGAAGACATTCCCGTTTCCTCGCTCGTCGCCGCCGCTCAAAAGGCCTTTGCAAAGGTGCCACCGCTATCGGTCGAGTTTTCGGAGATCGGCCATTTCCCCAACGAGATGCTGGTGCTCTGGGCACGTCCTGTCGATGATCATGTGCTCAGACGGATACACCGGGCCATTCATAACGAGATCAACCCTGCCCTTTGTCATGAGCATTCCCGACCGGATCGCTGGCAGCCGCATTGCACCATTGCGATGAAGATCCCGGCGAACGCGGCGGCAGAGGCTCTGAGATGGGCGGCCGCAACGCCAGCCCAGTTTACGCTCACCTTCGATGTGGTGGATTGCATCCGCTTTCCGCCGATCGAAATCATCAGGGAAGTCAAACTGCTGCTTTGA